A genomic region of Rhipicephalus sanguineus isolate Rsan-2018 chromosome 3, BIME_Rsan_1.4, whole genome shotgun sequence contains the following coding sequences:
- the LOC119388164 gene encoding adipokinetic hormone/corazonin-related peptide receptor variant I-like encodes MMLSDTLPKHELVSVPLFSELNDTLSTMALDASAATPVLPEELTFTRKSLVQVIVYVVLFVAAAAGNVPVFVSLLGKRARKSRIKLMMMHLAVADLIVTFVMIPLEVAWRLTVCWVAGNAMCKIMQILRAFGPYLSSMVLVCISADRYFAVLHPLRVHDARRRGKFMLAAAWYISLACSLPQALIFRVMEHPEVPGFWQCVTFSSFPSPLHETLYNLFCLLVLYGIPLGAIILAYGRILCEMHRQAKDSRAQEPGVADAAPCARLRLRCSDMRRMQRAQYRTLRLTVVIVLAFFLCWTPYVVMVLWYQLDAESAKHVDDYLQSSLFMFAVSNSCVNPLVYGSYTGRLNVGRCFSSRCYPADAVPEEDNRRFSSSLRRFSKRTLQSWFPRTVAPATAVVDPNAEYGDPRAQRCSLCVADAKGMCVFSVDVPCIHDERVSEARSAQVNGIALNGLASAYDTPLRKNHSL; translated from the exons ATGATGTTGAGTGATACGCTTCCGAAGCACGAGCTCGTCTCGGTGCCTCTTTTTTCCGAGCTCAACGACACTTTATCGACGATGGCGTTGGATGCCAGTGCCGCAACACCGGTGCTTCCAGAAGAGTTGACGTTCACGCGCAAGTCGCTGGTTCAAGTGATCGTGTACGTGGTGTTGTTCGTGGCCGCAGCAGCCGGAAACGTGCCTGTATTCGTGAGCCTGCTCGGCAAACGGGCGCGCAAGTCTCGCatcaagctgatgatgatgcacCTGGCGGTGGCGGACCTGATCGTCACTTTCGTCATGATTCCCCTCGAGGTGGCCTGGCGCCTTACGGTGTGCTGGGTGGCGGGCAACGCTATGTGCAAGATCATGCAG ATTCTACGCGCGTTCGGCCCGTACCTGTCGTCCATGGTGCTGGTGTGCATCAGCGCGGACCGGTACTTCGCCGTGCTGCACCCGCTGCGGGTGCATGACGCACGCAGACGAGGAAAGTTTATGCTGGCCGCGGCGTGGTACATCAGCCTCGCTTGCAGTTTGCCGCAG GCGCTCATCTTCCGCGTCATGGAGCACCCGGAGGTTCCCGGCTTCTGGCAATGCGTCACCTTCTCGTCCTTCCCATCGCCGCTTCACGAGACGCTGTACAACCTGTTCTGTCTGCTCGTGCTCTACGGAATCCCTCTGGGCGCCATCATTCTCGCGTACGGTCGAATCCTGTGCGAAATGCACCGCCAGGCTAAGGACTCGCGCG CCCAGGAACCAGGCGTGGCCGACGCGGCTCCCTGCGCGCGGCTGAGACTGCGCTGCTCAGACATGCGGCGCATGCAGCGCGCCCAGTATCGCACCCTGCGCCTGACGGTGGTCATCGTGCTGGCCTTCTTCCTCTGTTGGACGCCGTACGTGGTGATGGTGCTGTGGTACCAGCTCGACGCCGAGAGCGCCAAGCACGTCGACGACTACCTCCAGTCGTCGCTCTTCATGTTCGCCGTGTCCAACTCGTGCGTAAACCCGCTCGTGTACGGCAGCTACACAGGACGCCTGAACGTGGGACGCTGCTTCTCGTCCCGATGCTACCCGGCCGACGCCGTCCCGGAGGAAGATAATCGCCGCTTCTCGTCGTCGCTGAGGCGCTTCTCCAAGCGCACGCTCCAATCATGGTTTCCGAGAACTGTGGCCCCTGCCACCGCTGTTGTCGACCCCAACGCCGAGTACGGCGATCCGCGGGCGCAGCGCTGCTCGCTGTGCGTCGCTGACGCGAAGGGCATGTGCGTGTTCAGTGTGGACGTCCCGTGCATACACGATGAGCGGGTGTCGGAGGCCCGCTCGGCGCAGGTTAACGGCATTGCACTGAATGGCTTGGCGTCTGCGTACGACACGCCGCTCAGAAAAAACCACAGCCTCTGA